One window of Cryobacterium arcticum genomic DNA carries:
- a CDS encoding DUF6049 family protein has product MVADRNNARRPALPRTRRRLLALLLSAPLVLFPALAVGQSATAAPAPVATAATNTVSMATDDDSVTLSLSPSASSILHINEDLRLSVSVTNDSASPLSSATVEVYLAERALTTRTALNDWLDPDDDRDSGELMLSVPLTAPVQPHSTVSLDVTVPNASLGLFEWSPWGPRGIAATLSTDDTVRAAGQSTFVWYPDTSTTQVPTVTPVNLAVAMPITTPAGSTGIIGSDDLAAYTASSGILTRQLDGVINKPVAIAIDPMIIASIRLLGSAAPPTAVDWLARLDQAENDIFPLGYADADPSLAVQAGASGVPVPLSLNFALDPNLFAATDQVTPPAGQSEATDPATPAPTATPESPTSTVPTLEQLLAWDYTSTTIAWPADNVVAQDDLAAFAAAGLSTTILAAGNVTQSDEDATASTTTALGSDELGLVADAGISTALRTAATATTDDAWRAAMAEVSSQIAVVAAANPAAARTLLATIDRGWPPTAARLAQTIQALNELPWYAPTTLTTATATPVSTSVSFAAQAEPTGTVDLAARLIDRETELNDFSTALADPVAVTAPNRLALLALLAPAWQSDTTAWRTAVGDNLAASHEVLRSITVTTTGPINVVGSKVDIPITLNNALGQAVTVRVQVVPSNGRLVVGNDVEAVLDASSAKTVSIPVTAAVGNGAVTLRVSLFTPSGAAIDQPSLISVNVRADWEGIGSRIFAALVVLFFGFGVWRNIVHRRRDRALAARTEADPHAESGADPAPSASAEPTTEPDDLPTAPRG; this is encoded by the coding sequence ATGGTGGCCGATCGGAATAACGCGCGTCGGCCCGCGCTCCCCAGAACACGGCGCCGTCTTCTCGCCCTGCTGCTCTCTGCCCCCCTGGTGTTGTTTCCCGCCCTGGCAGTGGGCCAGTCCGCTACGGCCGCGCCGGCACCGGTCGCCACGGCGGCAACGAATACGGTGTCCATGGCGACGGATGACGACTCCGTCACGCTGTCTCTCTCGCCGAGCGCCTCGTCGATCCTGCACATCAACGAGGACCTGCGCCTGTCCGTAAGCGTCACCAACGACTCGGCCTCCCCGCTTTCCTCCGCAACGGTCGAGGTCTACCTGGCCGAGCGCGCCCTCACCACTCGCACCGCGCTCAACGACTGGCTCGACCCCGACGACGATCGCGACTCCGGCGAGCTGATGCTGAGCGTGCCGCTGACCGCGCCGGTGCAACCGCACAGCACCGTCAGTCTCGACGTCACCGTGCCCAACGCGTCACTCGGGCTGTTCGAGTGGAGCCCGTGGGGACCGCGTGGCATCGCCGCGACGCTGAGCACCGATGACACCGTGCGGGCCGCCGGCCAGTCCACCTTCGTCTGGTACCCGGACACGTCGACCACCCAGGTGCCCACGGTCACCCCGGTCAACCTCGCCGTGGCGATGCCCATCACCACACCGGCCGGAAGCACCGGCATCATCGGTTCGGACGACCTCGCCGCCTACACCGCATCCTCGGGGATCCTCACCCGGCAGCTCGACGGCGTCATCAACAAGCCCGTCGCCATCGCCATCGACCCCATGATCATCGCGTCCATCCGGCTGCTGGGCAGCGCCGCGCCGCCCACCGCGGTCGACTGGCTGGCCCGCCTCGACCAGGCCGAGAACGATATATTCCCGCTCGGGTATGCGGATGCGGACCCGTCACTGGCCGTGCAGGCCGGCGCCTCGGGGGTGCCGGTGCCACTCTCTCTGAACTTCGCCCTCGACCCGAACCTGTTCGCCGCGACCGACCAGGTCACTCCGCCGGCGGGGCAGTCCGAGGCCACGGATCCCGCCACCCCCGCGCCCACGGCCACCCCCGAGTCGCCGACGAGCACAGTGCCCACCCTTGAACAGCTGCTCGCCTGGGACTACACCTCCACGACGATCGCCTGGCCCGCCGACAACGTCGTCGCCCAGGACGACCTGGCCGCCTTCGCCGCCGCGGGGCTGTCCACCACGATCCTCGCGGCCGGCAATGTCACGCAGTCCGACGAGGACGCCACGGCAAGCACCACCACCGCTCTGGGCTCGGACGAGCTCGGCCTGGTCGCCGACGCCGGCATCTCGACGGCGCTGCGCACCGCCGCGACCGCCACCACCGACGACGCCTGGCGCGCCGCGATGGCCGAGGTCTCCTCGCAGATCGCCGTGGTCGCCGCCGCCAACCCCGCCGCCGCCCGCACCCTCCTCGCCACCATAGACCGGGGCTGGCCGCCCACCGCCGCACGCCTCGCCCAGACCATCCAGGCCCTGAACGAGCTGCCCTGGTACGCGCCCACCACCCTGACCACGGCCACCGCCACGCCCGTCTCGACGAGCGTCAGCTTCGCCGCGCAGGCCGAACCCACCGGAACCGTGGACCTGGCCGCCCGCCTCATCGACCGCGAAACCGAACTCAACGATTTCTCCACGGCCCTCGCCGACCCCGTCGCCGTCACGGCACCGAACCGGCTGGCGCTGCTCGCCCTCCTGGCGCCCGCCTGGCAGTCCGACACCACCGCGTGGCGCACCGCCGTTGGGGACAATCTGGCCGCCTCCCACGAGGTGCTGCGGTCGATCACGGTCACGACCACCGGACCCATCAACGTCGTCGGCAGCAAGGTCGACATCCCCATCACCCTCAACAACGCCCTTGGCCAGGCCGTCACGGTGCGCGTGCAGGTGGTGCCGTCGAACGGCCGCCTGGTGGTGGGCAACGACGTCGAGGCCGTCCTCGACGCCAGCTCCGCCAAGACCGTCTCCATCCCGGTCACGGCCGCGGTCGGTAACGGTGCGGTGACCCTGCGGGTCTCACTCTTCACCCCGTCCGGCGCCGCGATCGACCAGCCGTCGCTCATCTCCGTGAACGTCCGCGCCGACTGGGAAGGCATCGGGTCGCGGATCTTCGCCGCACTCGTGGTGCTGTTCTTCGGCTTCGGCGTCTGGCGCAACATCGTGCACCGTCGCCGCGACCGGGCCCTCGCTGCCCGCACCGAGGCCGACCCGCATGCCGAGTCCGGCGCCGACCCCGCGCCCAGCGCATCCGCTGAGCCGACCACCGAACCCGACGACCTTCCGACGGCTCCCCGTGGCTAG